Sequence from the Hoplias malabaricus isolate fHopMal1 chromosome 10, fHopMal1.hap1, whole genome shotgun sequence genome:
CATAACCACCTAACGAAACTGTTAACTTGCAAATACATGACTTTTCCCAACCTGAGACACTTGAGCTACCGCTACAATCGCATTCTACTAGTGAATGCCTTTGCATTCCATCATGTGCCCAAACTACAGACACTTCAGCTCAACATAAACATAATTGCTTATCTTGATCACAAAGCACTGAGTGGACTCAGAGACCTCACCGTCCTCCGTCTGGACAACAACCTTCTGAGTGACCTCTACAGTGACACTTTTGAAGATCTTTGCAGCCTTCGGAGGCTCCTTCTGCGCAATAATCAAATTGCTGTCATCTTCAACAACACCTTTCATGCTCTCAAAAATTTGGCCATTCTGGATTTAGGTGGGAACAAGATAACACACTTGGAACCTGAAGCATTAAATGGGCTAGACAGTCTGGAAAAACTTTACTTAGATCGCAAccgttttaaagaaattgacaGTCTACAGCTTGGAAGGCTTTGTGGCACTCTACAAGTCCTAGATTTAGAGAAAAATTTCATCTACTATTACACAGAGGATACATACTCTCCATTTGTAAACTTAACAAAGCTCAATGACCTTAAATTAGATGGACAGCTGCCCTCTGGCATAAACATATTACCATCTGCGTTTTTTCATGGCCTCACTTCCCTAAAAAGTCTATACCTTAGTGATAACCATATCTCTTATTTTGGTGCTCACAGTTTTGACGACTTGAAAAACCTGACATATTTAACTTTAGATAACTCCTGTGTCGGTGTAACGAAGCTTGTGCCAGGTATATTCAAGAATCTTCACAAGTTGGAGACACTGTTTGTGGAGAACATGGGCCTCGAGTCCTTCTCAAAGGAGGTATTTAGGAATCTCACAGCACTCAAAGTACTGCACCTGAACCGCAATGCGATGCAGACTCTGAATGTGGATCTGCTAGAAAATCTGACCAATCTACAGTACATTGATGCGAGAAACTCTCCTCTTAGTTGCAACTGTCTCAATAAAGACCTCCAAAACTACACAAAAAATAACCAGAGAATTCAGTTTGTGTATCTTTACAATATGACATGTAGTGATCTCAGGGGATCCAGCTTTTACAACTTTGAAACCAACGTCTGTTACGTTGAAATTGAACTGTACTTGTTCTCCACAACTTTTTCAGTAACAATTTTACTAACACTGCTTCCATTGATGTATGTTAAGCTGTACTGGAAATTTAAATATGGCTACTATGTTTTCCGCTCATGGTTCGGTGAGCAGTGGCGTCGTCTTCGGGAACAAGAGGAGAAATACATATACGATGCTTTCATTTCGTACAACTCAGCAGACGAAAAATGGGTGATGGGGGAGCTTCTGCCAAACTTGGAAGGCAATGGGTCTTTTTTCAGACTTTGCCTTCACCACCGTGACTTTGAACCAGGTCGAAACATTGTGGACAACATTGTAGCGGCTGTTTATAACAGCCGCAAGACAGTTTGTCTCGTCAGCCAAAACTTCCTTCGCAGTGAATGGTGCTCCCTTGAGATCCAACTGGCCAGCTATCGCCTATTTCAAGAAATGCAGGACGTACTTTTACTTGTCTTTTTGGAGTCCATCCCAGAGAGGCAACTCTCCGTCTATCACCGCATGAGGAAGGTTATGCTGAAAAAGACCTACCTGCAGTGGCCAGGAACAAATTGTACAGATCCTACCAAAGCACAGGAGCTATTCTGGAAGCAGCTCAAGAAGGCACTAAGGAGCAGCAACGCCACAGTCCAAGAGGAAGAACAGAGGGGTGCTCATGTGCCAATTAGAGAACAGAGGGATGAATTAGGCGTGGAGGAAAGAGATCATTTTGTGAACGAGCCACAAACAGATGATGAGGAATGTTACCTGATGCCATGACATACACGGGTCCCAAAAAGTATGTAGACAGTGGTGCAACAATTAAACAAAGTCTCAGGGAGttaaatatttctaaaatcATGCAACTATAATAAcgcatattaataaataaacaaacacttttaCATTTACCAAAAATCGATAAACAGCCTTAACAGCCTAAGGTGCTATATCGTAGCTTTTTATTTCaacttgtgtttaaataaattacCACATTTTACGTTATTTTCatgctaattaaaaaaaaataataaatccatcattaaaatttaaaaaggtaAAGTCAGATTTATTGCATTTAGACATTTTTAGGCTGTGATCAATCGGCAGTGGCCAGATGTAGTTTGACCAATTGTTGATGTAGATGCTGAACAGTGGAGGTGAGAAGGCGTGACTTACACGGCAAAAGTTTTGCGGGCCAGAGGTGAGCCAACTGCCATGAGCCTAGACAGACTTGGGTTAGGGCATGTTAATGTGGGCCAGACGTCGATTTGGCTCAGATTTGGTCCACAACACACTTGATATCCGTGTGAAGGCAACCAGACTCTCTTGGAATCAATGTCATTTCTGGCCAAATGTAGGAcataagagaactgcagataTGAGTCATATCTACGCTGAACTATCATTGATATCTGGGAATGTTTAAATGGTGAGAGTATGCAACTGCTTTCTGAGGCTGTATATTTATGGATGTATGGTCTTATCTATTAAAAACAAACTTGCAAATGGACATAAAGCACAGTTTAAGTTTAATTAATGACTGCTTAGGAAGGACAAGACTgtagataaagaaagaaaatgagtcTGTGTGACATGttttcagaaataaaaagaaaaataaggcATCATATCAAACTTCTATCAGCATTCTTATGTTTGGAATTGAAAACGAAACTAAATGCAGAATATACAGGTTACTTGTCTTTTTTCTCCTTTGATATCAGTTCCAGTTAAAATGTCTGAAATTACACTCGGAAAGAAGATTTACTATTAGAGCACTCCACACAGGacagctcataaaaaaaacacgCAGGGCCTGATTTCAGGGCAATTACCTGTTCCCAACTACATTCCTACTCACATTTGCATGTTGTGCTGTTCAAATCCCACTAACATAATTGTGATATGTTTAGTCAAACTGAGTTGTCAAATGGTAGCTAATAGGTCAGTCCAGTTACTGTTAAGTTACTGTACAAATCTGATCAGACACATTTATGTGGCAAATACTCTAAATAATATTCGAACGCCCGGTGTAAAGCCTTTGCAGAAAAATAGAGGTTGTCCCTGCGGCAAAAAATTAACACACTGCCTTGGGTGGGAATTGAGCCTATACACCTTTGACTATGTAGCGCAGATGGACTTGTAAAACAAATGCATATGTATtcactgacattttaaaatttctCAGCTATTACACAAAGGATCAAGGGTCTGTGATGATCACTGTCCTTCATCACAGCACAATCCCTGGCTCTGTGTTTATGGGAAATAATG
This genomic interval carries:
- the tlr21 gene encoding toll-like receptor 21, which encodes MALQMYPKLISVAIFTSFLQLSSTYSFKNCVEKANSNHTIFICKKGSAHRVEDIVGDLLPSATNLTISNWKVTEITSESFRKLPTLKILVLSNNNLMDIHEDAFDNLGYLQTLNLSSNYLKYLSPSLFRGLHNLTKLFLADNRLTNLSLNLFSDLTNLKILDLHKNQLADFSAVGLSIANIATLMELKISSNKITSLNHSASLPQSLVTLHLQNNELNSLGNSSEFLSNVKVLDLSYNKLLSTRAFKGLNLSSIISLYLRSTNVSVIKLLDRRFINVSPRHINFSGLNLNMTDVISLCKTLLNYPVKYLKNMTLESNSIKTLTRKTFSHCPKITSLLDLSHNNLNTPRCLEFLAKQEEVKMLKVEHNHLTKLLTCKYMTFPNLRHLSYRYNRILLVNAFAFHHVPKLQTLQLNINIIAYLDHKALSGLRDLTVLRLDNNLLSDLYSDTFEDLCSLRRLLLRNNQIAVIFNNTFHALKNLAILDLGGNKITHLEPEALNGLDSLEKLYLDRNRFKEIDSLQLGRLCGTLQVLDLEKNFIYYYTEDTYSPFVNLTKLNDLKLDGQLPSGINILPSAFFHGLTSLKSLYLSDNHISYFGAHSFDDLKNLTYLTLDNSCVGVTKLVPGIFKNLHKLETLFVENMGLESFSKEVFRNLTALKVLHLNRNAMQTLNVDLLENLTNLQYIDARNSPLSCNCLNKDLQNYTKNNQRIQFVYLYNMTCSDLRGSSFYNFETNVCYVEIELYLFSTTFSVTILLTLLPLMYVKLYWKFKYGYYVFRSWFGEQWRRLREQEEKYIYDAFISYNSADEKWVMGELLPNLEGNGSFFRLCLHHRDFEPGRNIVDNIVAAVYNSRKTVCLVSQNFLRSEWCSLEIQLASYRLFQEMQDVLLLVFLESIPERQLSVYHRMRKVMLKKTYLQWPGTNCTDPTKAQELFWKQLKKALRSSNATVQEEEQRGAHVPIREQRDELGVEERDHFVNEPQTDDEECYLMP